The genomic window ATCGGCACCCACATAACTTAACTCTAGGGTGTACTCGCCATTGGGCAGTGAAGGCAAGTTGTATCGACCATCGCGGTTAGTACTGGTTTGTACATTCAATTCTTTAACTGTAACTAACGCACCTTCTATACCGTAGCTGCCACTTTTATCGGACAACTTACCGCTAACACTGCCATCGGCAAACGCCGTTTGGCTTAATAACGTTACAGCACCTATGGCTGCTGCGTGTGTGGTGGTTGCATTAAGTTTTTGTAAGGAAGCTTGTAAAAAGCTAGCCAAAGGCGTTTTTTTAGCGCGCATCTGTAGACCCTATTCGGTGAGCGATTAAATGATTTGCGCAGACCTTAGTGGGTATATGTGGCAGTTTTGTTAACACTGCGGCGCACAATAACGCCATTTAGCGTTTATTAAACGCCTTTGAGCTTTGCAGACTGGGGCAGAGAAGTTCGCAATTCTAATGCTGCAACGGTGTTTTAACGCGAGGTAGTTGCAACCGCGCTTTATCGTTGGCTTTATTGAGCTAAAAAGACCTGCTGTTATTTTTCTGTCATTTATTGCTGTCACAATCTCTTCATAAGTTTGCAACAAAGGCTCTTGCCATAGGTTAATTATGCTTCGCACCCAAATGCATTATCACAAGCACTGGCTTATTGCGGGTACCACTTGGATCTACCTGCAAATACTTACATTGGCAATGCTTGCCCCCCTTAAACCCTTCGCGCAGTTCGAATGGCTAGATATAGTAGGCGAGGGCGCAGCTGCGGCCGTGATTTTATTTTGGTCAGTTTTAGTATTGGCCAGCCGCCCAAAGGGTAGGGTAACCAACTTATTAGTTGCGGGGTTACTGGCTGTATTTTCAGCAATGCTACAGGACTTTCTCGATGAGATTTTTAATATGCATGCTATGCCGTTTTGGCAAAGCTTAATCGAATCGGCCTGCTTACCCTTAGGTATGACACTGCTCACAGTGGGGATTTTTTACTGGCGCCAAGAGCAAATAGTAGTAAACCAACAACTGCGCAAGCGCGAAAAACTGTTCCGCCACCACCAATGGGTGGATGCTATTACCTCGTTAGCATCTATTACCTATTTAAAGGAATATTTACACAATGCCTTGCAGCACACCCATCAACGCAACGTACCCGTCACTCTTTTACTATTAGATTTAAACGAGTTTAATCAAGTAAACAAACGCTACGGTAATAGCGAAGGCGATCGCGCTTTATATGCTGTATCTGAATTGCTTATGTTGAACTTGCGTGACGACGATTTAATTTGCCGTTACGCGGGCGATAGGTTCGCCATACTGCTTGCGAATACACGTGAACACGAAGCAGAGATTATTGCTATTGAGTTAGTGAATGCCATATTACACTTTGCCCACCGCACAAAGGGCGGCGAACGGGTGTATTTAAATGCAACAGCCGGTATTGCCTATGCGCGCGATACTAATTTAGAAAAACTTATAGACCGCGCTAAGCACGCGCTGCGCATAGCAAAAGATGCCAATGCCACAACCTATGTTGCCCTTTAGCATAGCTATTACTATATGGCGGTACTGTAATGTTAAATGCAGCTAATACGGTTAATAGCAAGATGGCTTATACACAGGCGGCCTATTCGCAGGCGCTAAGCTCTAGCGCTCAAACGCACTACCTGTTACCCAGCGATAAAACCATCGTCGCGCATTGGCAGCCAGCCATATTGTTAAATTTAATGTGCAATAGTTTGGCTAATGAAGAAGCTATTGCGCTTTCTAATAAGCTTTTAAAGGGCACGCGCCTTTTTT from Saccharophagus degradans 2-40 includes these protein-coding regions:
- a CDS encoding GGDEF domain-containing protein; this encodes MLRTQMHYHKHWLIAGTTWIYLQILTLAMLAPLKPFAQFEWLDIVGEGAAAAVILFWSVLVLASRPKGRVTNLLVAGLLAVFSAMLQDFLDEIFNMHAMPFWQSLIESACLPLGMTLLTVGIFYWRQEQIVVNQQLRKREKLFRHHQWVDAITSLASITYLKEYLHNALQHTHQRNVPVTLLLLDLNEFNQVNKRYGNSEGDRALYAVSELLMLNLRDDDLICRYAGDRFAILLANTREHEAEIIAIELVNAILHFAHRTKGGERVYLNATAGIAYARDTNLEKLIDRAKHALRIAKDANATTYVAL